One genomic segment of Paenibacillus durus includes these proteins:
- a CDS encoding GDSL-type esterase/lipase family protein: MVYNYTAIGDSLTTGFGAMPGSGFVPVYRRMSEVSLCNFVAYTNLGINGMTTAELEQRVRYNALFRQSLREADIITISIGGNDLIHAAKAAAGHSNPPSSIFQTALRESRQHFAGIMGQIYKAKAGSGKPYIIRIVGLYNPYPQMAEASVWVRQFNRQMAQYNNRVCGFADIYGAFAGHERELLSIDDLHPNGKGYRTIAERLHKLGYGNLIRT, translated from the coding sequence ATGGTTTACAACTATACGGCGATCGGCGATTCACTGACGACCGGCTTCGGAGCGATGCCCGGAAGCGGCTTTGTTCCCGTGTATAGGCGAATGTCGGAGGTTTCGCTCTGTAATTTTGTCGCCTATACGAATCTGGGGATCAACGGCATGACTACAGCCGAACTGGAGCAGCGTGTCCGGTATAACGCGCTCTTTCGCCAGTCGCTTCGCGAGGCGGATATTATTACGATTTCAATCGGCGGCAACGATTTGATCCATGCCGCCAAAGCGGCGGCTGGACACTCTAATCCGCCATCTTCCATTTTCCAGACTGCCCTGAGGGAATCCAGGCAGCATTTTGCCGGCATCATGGGGCAGATTTATAAGGCGAAGGCCGGGTCGGGCAAGCCTTACATTATCCGGATCGTCGGATTATACAATCCGTATCCTCAGATGGCAGAGGCTTCGGTATGGGTACGGCAGTTCAACCGTCAAATGGCTCAGTATAATAACCGGGTATGCGGCTTTGCCGATATTTACGGAGCGTTTGCCGGACATGAGCGGGAACTGCTCTCTATCGATGATCTTCATCCGAACGGAAAAGGCTACCGTACTATAGCCGAGCGGCTGCACAAGCTTGGATATGGCAATCTGATCCGGACTTAA
- the clpP gene encoding ATP-dependent Clp endopeptidase proteolytic subunit ClpP, protein MSYIPMVVEQSSRGERAYDIYSRLLKDRIIFLGTEVNDVVANSIIAQMLFLAAEDPEKDISLYINSPGGSITAGMAIFDTMQFIKPDVSTICVGLAASMGAFLLNAGAKGKRYALPNSEIMIHQPLGGAQGQATDIEIRARRILKMRDKLNRILADRTGQPLERIEKDTDRDYFMSAADAAEYGLVDKVIEKPQSVSV, encoded by the coding sequence GTGAGTTATATTCCTATGGTCGTAGAACAAAGCAGCCGAGGCGAGCGGGCTTATGACATTTATTCCCGCTTGTTGAAGGACCGCATCATTTTCCTTGGAACTGAGGTTAATGACGTGGTAGCCAATTCCATCATCGCACAAATGCTCTTCCTGGCCGCCGAGGACCCGGAAAAAGATATTTCTTTGTACATTAACAGCCCGGGCGGGTCCATCACCGCCGGCATGGCGATTTTTGATACGATGCAGTTCATCAAACCGGATGTCTCCACGATTTGCGTCGGACTTGCCGCTTCCATGGGCGCCTTCCTGCTTAACGCCGGAGCGAAGGGCAAGCGCTATGCGCTGCCGAACAGTGAAATTATGATTCATCAACCGCTGGGCGGTGCCCAAGGGCAAGCTACGGATATTGAAATTCGTGCCCGCCGCATCCTGAAAATGCGCGACAAACTGAACCGTATTTTGGCAGACCGCACCGGTCAACCGCTTGAGCGCATCGAGAAGGACACGGACCGCGACTACTTCATGAGTGCCGCGGATGCCGCTGAATACGGACTCGTTGATAAAGTTATCGAAAAACCGCAGTCTGTCAGCGTATAA
- a CDS encoding sugar-binding transcriptional regulator yields the protein MRDLLEIQKQLLPDLMETLKRRYTILHQILLSDIIGRRTLAASLDMTERVLRAETDLLKSQGLIEIESVGMRISDAGRKLLDLLEPVAKSLFGLDDLEEEIRSSYGLKKVIVVPGDCEASTFAKRELGRAGAKALLSVLSADDTVAVTGGSTLYELAEQMTAPLSASYRDALIVPARGGLGESVEFQANTIASTMAKRIGAHYRLLHVPDLLSEEAYQSLAHEPNISEIVQIIRRSRIIVHGIGDAMEMTRRRMLDEGTVSKIKDAGAVAESFGHYFNEQGEVVHSMLTMGLRLEDIVRTEIVIGIAGGKRKAKAIHAVLRFGQEDILVIDEAAAVEIVKQIDEQNASAKQSSHYDGH from the coding sequence ATGCGTGACTTATTAGAAATCCAAAAGCAGCTTCTGCCTGATCTCATGGAAACCCTCAAACGACGATATACGATTCTTCACCAGATCCTGTTATCCGATATTATCGGCCGCAGAACGCTCGCCGCTTCACTTGATATGACCGAACGGGTGCTGCGCGCGGAAACGGACCTACTGAAATCGCAGGGGCTCATCGAGATCGAGAGTGTTGGCATGCGCATCAGCGATGCCGGACGGAAACTGCTTGACTTGCTGGAGCCTGTGGCCAAGAGCCTGTTTGGCTTGGATGACCTGGAAGAGGAAATCCGTTCGAGCTACGGTTTAAAGAAAGTCATCGTGGTTCCGGGCGATTGCGAAGCCTCGACATTTGCCAAGAGAGAGCTTGGGAGGGCTGGAGCGAAAGCGCTTCTCAGCGTACTTAGTGCAGATGATACGGTTGCCGTCACCGGCGGCTCGACGCTGTATGAATTAGCGGAGCAGATGACCGCTCCTCTATCTGCGTCCTACCGCGATGCCTTGATTGTGCCTGCTCGCGGGGGCCTTGGAGAAAGCGTTGAGTTTCAGGCTAATACGATTGCTTCGACGATGGCAAAGCGGATTGGAGCTCACTATAGGCTGCTGCATGTGCCGGATTTGCTCAGCGAGGAAGCCTATCAATCTTTGGCCCATGAACCGAACATTTCGGAGATCGTACAGATTATCCGCCGTTCTCGAATTATCGTGCATGGTATCGGAGATGCCATGGAAATGACCCGCCGCCGGATGCTCGACGAGGGGACTGTGTCCAAGATCAAGGACGCGGGCGCTGTTGCCGAATCCTTCGGCCACTACTTTAACGAGCAGGGCGAAGTGGTGCATTCCATGCTTACGATGGGGCTGCGCCTCGAGGATATCGTGCGGACGGAAATTGTAATCGGCATAGCCGGAGGCAAGCGGAAGGCGAAGGCCATTCACGCTGTGCTGCGGTTCGGCCAGGAGGACATACTTGTCATAGATGAAGCCGCTGCGGTTGAGATCGTCAAGCAAATAGACGAACAGAACGCCTCAGCCAAGCAATCTTCTCATTATGACGGGCACTAG
- the gap gene encoding type I glyceraldehyde-3-phosphate dehydrogenase, giving the protein MTVKVGINGFGRIGRLAFRRIQDVEGIEVVAINDLTDAKMLAHLLKYDTSQGKFQGDVEVHDGFFKVNGKEVKVLANRNPEELPWGDLGVDIVLECTGFFTSKEKAELHLKGGAKKVVISAPATGDMKTVVYNVNHDILDGSETVISGASCTTNCLAPMAKVLNDKFGIVEGLMTTIHAYTGDQNTLDAPHAKGDFRRARAAAENIVPNTTGAAKAIGLVIPELKGKLDGAAQRVPVPTGSLTELVTVLNKTVTADEINAAMKEASDPDTYGYTEDEIVSSDIKGLTFGSLFDATLTKVLTVGDKQLVKTVAWYDNEMSYTAQLVRTLEHFAKLAK; this is encoded by the coding sequence ATGACTGTAAAAGTAGGTATTAACGGATTTGGACGTATTGGCCGCCTCGCATTCCGCCGTATTCAAGACGTGGAAGGAATCGAAGTTGTAGCGATCAATGACCTTACCGATGCCAAGATGCTGGCGCACTTGTTGAAATATGATACATCGCAAGGCAAATTCCAAGGCGACGTTGAAGTTCACGACGGATTCTTCAAAGTGAACGGCAAGGAAGTTAAAGTTCTGGCTAACCGCAACCCTGAAGAACTGCCTTGGGGAGACCTGGGCGTAGATATCGTTCTGGAGTGCACAGGCTTCTTCACTTCCAAAGAAAAAGCTGAGCTTCACCTGAAAGGCGGAGCGAAAAAAGTCGTTATCTCCGCTCCGGCTACAGGCGACATGAAGACTGTCGTTTACAACGTTAACCATGACATTCTCGACGGCTCCGAAACTGTTATTTCCGGCGCTTCCTGCACAACGAACTGCCTGGCTCCAATGGCTAAAGTCCTGAACGACAAGTTCGGTATTGTTGAAGGCCTGATGACTACAATCCACGCTTACACTGGCGACCAAAACACGCTGGACGCTCCGCATGCTAAAGGCGACTTCAGACGCGCCCGCGCCGCTGCTGAGAACATCGTTCCTAACACGACTGGCGCTGCTAAAGCGATCGGTCTGGTTATTCCTGAGCTGAAAGGCAAACTCGACGGTGCTGCTCAACGCGTACCGGTTCCTACTGGTTCCCTGACCGAGCTGGTTACTGTTCTGAACAAGACTGTAACGGCTGACGAAATCAACGCGGCAATGAAAGAAGCTTCCGATCCGGATACTTACGGATACACTGAAGACGAAATCGTATCCTCCGATATCAAGGGTCTGACTTTCGGATCCCTGTTCGACGCTACACTGACCAAAGTACTTACTGTTGGCGACAAGCAGCTCGTTAAGACTGTTGCTTGGTACGACAATGAAATGTCCTACACTGCTCAACTCGTTCGTACGCTCGAACACTTCGCAAAACTGGCTAAATAA
- a CDS encoding phosphoglycerate kinase, which produces MSKKSVRDVEVTGKRVFVRVDFNVPLEDGKITDDTRIRETLPTVKYLIENGAKIILASHMGRPKGQFVDSMRLTPAAERLSQLLGKPVAKADEAVGDAVKAKIAELKDGDVLVLENVRFYPGEEKNDPELAKQFAELADLFVNDAFGAAHRAHASTEGIAHYLPAVSGLLMEKELNVLGKALSNPERPFTAIIGGSKVKDKIDVIDNLLTLADNVLIGGGLSYTFSKAQGYEVGKSLLDEEKIDTALGFIEKAKKLGKNFLLPVDAVVADKFGADANTKTVDISEIPADWLGLDIGPKTAALYADVIKNSKLVVWNGPMGVFEIDIFAEGTKAVAEACAKTEGYTVIGGGDSAAAAEKFKLADQMDHISTGGGASLEFMEGKALPGVVALNDK; this is translated from the coding sequence ATGAGCAAAAAGAGTGTCCGTGATGTAGAAGTAACAGGCAAACGCGTATTTGTCCGCGTGGATTTTAATGTGCCGCTCGAAGACGGCAAAATTACCGACGATACGCGTATTCGCGAAACGCTTCCTACGGTTAAATATTTGATCGAAAATGGAGCCAAAATTATTCTGGCGAGCCATATGGGCCGTCCGAAAGGCCAGTTTGTCGATTCCATGCGACTGACCCCAGCCGCAGAACGCCTGTCCCAACTGCTCGGCAAACCGGTTGCCAAAGCAGACGAAGCGGTTGGCGACGCTGTCAAAGCAAAAATTGCCGAACTGAAAGACGGCGACGTTCTGGTTCTTGAGAATGTCCGTTTCTATCCGGGCGAAGAGAAGAACGATCCGGAGCTTGCGAAGCAGTTCGCCGAGCTGGCCGATCTGTTCGTTAACGACGCATTCGGTGCGGCGCACCGTGCGCATGCTTCGACTGAAGGCATCGCTCATTATCTGCCGGCTGTATCCGGACTTCTGATGGAGAAGGAATTGAACGTACTGGGCAAAGCCCTCTCCAATCCGGAGCGTCCGTTCACCGCGATTATCGGCGGTTCGAAGGTTAAAGACAAAATCGACGTTATCGACAACCTGCTGACTCTGGCAGACAACGTGCTGATCGGCGGAGGCTTGTCTTACACGTTCTCCAAAGCTCAAGGCTACGAAGTCGGAAAATCTCTGCTCGACGAAGAAAAAATCGATACTGCTCTTGGCTTTATCGAAAAAGCGAAAAAACTCGGCAAGAACTTCCTGCTGCCGGTTGACGCTGTGGTAGCCGATAAGTTCGGCGCCGACGCCAACACCAAGACTGTTGACATTAGCGAAATCCCTGCGGACTGGCTCGGTCTGGATATCGGTCCAAAAACGGCTGCACTCTATGCGGACGTTATCAAGAATTCCAAGCTTGTTGTATGGAATGGACCGATGGGCGTATTTGAAATCGACATTTTCGCTGAAGGTACGAAAGCGGTGGCTGAAGCCTGCGCGAAGACTGAAGGATATACCGTTATCGGTGGCGGCGACTCCGCTGCTGCAGCCGAAAAATTCAAGCTCGCTGACCAAATGGACCATATCTCCACCGGCGGCGGAGCATCGCTTGAATTCATGGAAGGTAAAGCTCTTCCTGGCGTAGTAGCGCTGAACGACAAGTAA
- the tpiA gene encoding triose-phosphate isomerase: protein MSRTPIIAGNWKMFKTVPEAEGFFAEVKGKAEVDGVETVICAPFTNLPALTKAAQGTSIKIGAQNLHFEDNGAYTGEISGVMLKDLGVDYVILGHSERRAYFGETDEIVNKKMHAAFRHGITPIVCVGEKLEEREADQTKEVCKVQTEGAFQGLSAEQAAQTVIAYEPIWAIGTGKSSTSADANEVIAYIRSLIKDLYDEATAEVIRIQYGGSVKPENVTEYMGQSDIDGALVGGASLQPGSFVQLVEGAK from the coding sequence ATGAGTAGAACACCAATTATTGCTGGCAACTGGAAGATGTTCAAGACTGTTCCGGAAGCAGAAGGCTTTTTCGCCGAAGTTAAAGGCAAGGCCGAAGTGGATGGCGTGGAAACGGTAATCTGCGCTCCATTCACTAATCTGCCGGCTCTGACAAAGGCCGCTCAAGGCACAAGCATCAAAATCGGCGCACAGAACCTGCACTTCGAGGACAACGGCGCTTATACGGGTGAAATCAGCGGTGTTATGCTGAAGGATCTCGGTGTAGATTATGTCATTCTCGGACACTCCGAGCGCCGCGCTTATTTCGGCGAAACGGATGAAATCGTGAACAAAAAAATGCACGCGGCATTCCGCCACGGCATCACTCCAATCGTATGCGTAGGCGAGAAGCTCGAAGAGCGTGAAGCCGACCAAACGAAAGAAGTTTGCAAAGTGCAAACCGAAGGCGCGTTCCAAGGTCTCAGTGCGGAGCAGGCAGCTCAAACCGTTATTGCCTATGAGCCAATCTGGGCGATCGGTACCGGCAAATCCTCCACTTCGGCGGATGCCAATGAGGTTATCGCTTACATCCGCAGCCTGATCAAGGACTTGTATGACGAAGCGACTGCTGAGGTCATCCGCATTCAATATGGCGGAAGCGTTAAGCCGGAGAACGTTACCGAATATATGGGCCAAAGCGACATCGACGGTGCTCTCGTCGGCGGTGCAAGCCTGCAGCCTGGTTCCTTCGTTCAACTTGTTGAGGGGGCGAAGTAA
- the gpmI gene encoding 2,3-bisphosphoglycerate-independent phosphoglycerate mutase — protein sequence MSAPKPVALIILDGFGLRDTVEGNAVAQAKKPNIDRYLKQYPHTTLRAAGEAVGLPDGQMGNSEVGHLNIGSGRVVYQDLTRIDKSIREGDFFENETLVGAVRHAKSTGKKLHLYALVSDGGVHSHINHLYAMLELAKKEGLNDVFIHAFMDGRDVPPSSGQKFIEVLLAKIEEIGIGKIATVSGRYFAMDRDKRWDRVEKTYRAMVYGEGPKFSDALQAITASYQNSVYDEFIEPCVIVDSEDKPVTTVESGDSVVFLNFRPDRAIQLSQVFTNADFRGFDRGPLFPKDLYFVCLTTFSETVQGYVAYKPKNLDNTLGEVLVQNNKRQLRIAETEKYPHVTFFFSGGRDVELPGETRILINSPKVATYDLQPEMSAYEVTAACVAEIEADKHDAIILNFANPDMVGHSGLLEPTIKAVEVTDECVGKVVDAVLAKGGVAIILADHGNADMVFDEEGKPFTAHTTNPVPFIVTAENVVLRDGGILADVAPTILDLMGIPQPAEMTGQSMIASRK from the coding sequence ATGTCAGCACCAAAACCAGTAGCACTGATTATCCTGGACGGTTTCGGACTGCGCGATACCGTGGAAGGCAACGCCGTTGCTCAGGCGAAGAAGCCTAACATCGACCGCTACCTGAAGCAGTACCCGCACACGACGCTTAGAGCTGCCGGAGAAGCCGTAGGACTTCCGGATGGCCAAATGGGCAACTCCGAAGTGGGACATCTTAACATTGGTTCGGGCCGGGTTGTATATCAGGACTTGACCCGCATTGATAAATCCATTCGCGAAGGAGATTTCTTCGAGAATGAAACGCTGGTGGGAGCGGTGAGACACGCCAAATCTACCGGCAAGAAGCTTCACCTGTACGCGCTGGTATCCGACGGAGGGGTACACAGCCATATCAATCATCTGTACGCCATGCTGGAGCTGGCCAAAAAGGAAGGGCTGAACGATGTATTCATTCACGCCTTCATGGACGGCCGAGACGTACCGCCAAGCAGCGGTCAGAAATTCATCGAAGTTCTTCTTGCCAAGATCGAGGAAATTGGCATAGGCAAGATTGCTACGGTGTCCGGACGTTACTTCGCGATGGACCGCGACAAACGCTGGGACCGCGTGGAGAAGACGTACCGCGCCATGGTTTATGGCGAAGGACCGAAGTTTTCGGACGCGTTGCAGGCGATCACAGCTTCGTACCAGAATTCCGTGTATGATGAATTCATTGAGCCTTGCGTTATCGTGGACAGTGAAGACAAGCCGGTAACGACCGTTGAAAGCGGCGATTCCGTCGTGTTCCTGAACTTCCGCCCGGACCGTGCCATTCAGCTGTCCCAGGTGTTCACGAACGCCGATTTCCGCGGCTTTGATCGCGGACCGCTGTTCCCGAAAGATCTGTATTTCGTCTGCCTGACCACATTCAGTGAAACGGTTCAGGGCTATGTCGCCTACAAACCGAAGAATCTGGATAACACGCTGGGCGAGGTGCTCGTACAGAATAACAAGAGGCAGCTGCGCATTGCGGAGACCGAGAAATATCCGCACGTAACCTTCTTCTTCAGCGGCGGACGCGACGTGGAACTGCCGGGAGAGACCCGTATTCTCATCAACTCCCCGAAAGTCGCGACTTATGACCTGCAGCCTGAGATGAGCGCTTACGAGGTGACTGCGGCTTGTGTGGCCGAGATCGAAGCGGACAAACACGATGCGATTATTCTGAACTTCGCCAATCCCGATATGGTTGGACATTCCGGCTTACTGGAACCGACGATCAAGGCGGTTGAAGTGACAGACGAATGTGTTGGCAAAGTGGTAGACGCCGTTCTGGCCAAAGGCGGGGTAGCTATCATCCTTGCCGACCACGGCAACGCGGACATGGTATTCGATGAAGAAGGCAAACCGTTTACAGCCCATACAACCAATCCGGTTCCGTTCATTGTAACCGCTGAGAACGTTGTCCTTCGTGATGGAGGCATTCTCGCGGATGTGGCGCCGACGATTCTCGATCTGATGGGAATTCCGCAGCCTGCGGAAATGACCGGACAATCCATGATCGCAAGCCGCAAGTAA